Proteins encoded within one genomic window of Actinoplanes octamycinicus:
- the surE gene encoding 5'/3'-nucleotidase SurE produces the protein MTANPGNHRHLRILITNDDGIEAPGIRWLARAFAHAEHDVVVAAPLSESSGSSASMTAVVQEGKIVSEPRELAGAKNIPAYGVAASPAYIVLLALREAFGPPPDLVVSGINRGANAGAAVVHSGTVGATLTASHAGLRGLAVSLDVLTPAQATAASGGAAIDAIHKADEEKHHWASAAELAVRLLPSLLHTPPGTVFNLNVPDLHVDGIRGLKQAALARFGQVQMSIAEAGDGYVRTAVQAAEEELDPGTDLAALADNFAVVTPLRAPHEDEDIKINVGAIRVQTAY, from the coding sequence ATGACCGCGAATCCGGGCAACCATCGCCACTTGAGGATCCTGATCACCAACGACGACGGCATCGAGGCGCCCGGCATCCGCTGGCTGGCCCGGGCGTTCGCGCACGCGGAACACGACGTGGTGGTCGCCGCTCCGCTCAGCGAGTCCAGCGGCAGCAGCGCGTCGATGACCGCGGTGGTCCAGGAGGGCAAGATCGTCTCCGAGCCGCGCGAGCTGGCCGGCGCGAAGAACATCCCGGCCTACGGGGTGGCCGCCTCCCCCGCCTACATCGTCCTGCTCGCCCTCCGCGAGGCCTTCGGGCCGCCGCCGGACCTGGTCGTCTCCGGCATCAACCGGGGCGCCAACGCGGGCGCCGCGGTGGTCCACTCCGGCACCGTGGGCGCCACCCTGACCGCCTCGCACGCCGGGCTCCGCGGCCTGGCCGTCTCGCTCGACGTGCTCACCCCGGCGCAGGCCACCGCGGCCAGCGGCGGCGCCGCGATCGACGCGATCCACAAGGCCGACGAGGAGAAGCACCACTGGGCCAGCGCCGCCGAACTGGCGGTCCGGCTGCTCCCGTCGCTGCTGCACACCCCGCCCGGCACGGTGTTCAACCTGAACGTCCCGGACCTGCACGTGGACGGCATCCGGGGCCTCAAGCAGGCCGCCCTGGCCCGGTTCGGCCAGGTGCAGATGAGCATCGCCGAGGCGGGCGACGGCTACGTGCGGACCGCGGTCCAGGCCGCCGAGGAGGAACTCGACCCGGGCACCGATCTGGCCGCCCTGGCCGACAACTTCGCGGTGGTCACCCCGCTCCGCGCCCCGCACGAGGACGAGGACATCAAGATCAATGTCGGTGCCATCCGCGTCCAGACCGCCTATTGA
- a CDS encoding PfkB family carbohydrate kinase, with the protein MSDGRVMVFAPAPQLTVTIEQHHDEPELHVHPGGQGIWQTRMITSLGAEVTLCTAAGGEVGRVLAPLMAELHGVTIRLVAREHGSGWYVHDRRSGSRQEIAERPGVPLSRHELDELYNLTLAEGLRAGIAILSGPAHPSVIKPEVYGRLAADLRANGCRVIADLCGRYLESVLEAGLNVVKISHEELIKDGLAADGSTRELMSALVKINTDGAEAVLVSRADEGALALIDDEIYTVSLPRLTAAEHRGAGDSMTAGVAATLARGGSMTDAVRTGAAAGALNVTRHGLGTGHVDAVRVLTDRVRLTPIKKASA; encoded by the coding sequence ATGAGTGACGGGCGGGTCATGGTCTTCGCGCCGGCCCCACAGCTGACGGTGACCATCGAGCAACACCATGACGAGCCCGAATTGCACGTGCACCCGGGTGGCCAGGGCATCTGGCAGACCCGCATGATCACGTCGCTGGGCGCCGAGGTGACGCTCTGCACGGCGGCCGGCGGCGAGGTGGGCCGGGTGCTGGCTCCGCTGATGGCCGAGCTGCACGGGGTGACCATCCGGCTGGTGGCGCGCGAGCACGGCAGCGGGTGGTACGTGCACGACCGGCGCAGCGGCAGCCGCCAGGAGATCGCCGAGCGGCCCGGCGTCCCGCTCTCCCGGCACGAGCTGGACGAGCTCTACAACCTGACGCTCGCCGAGGGCCTGCGGGCCGGCATCGCGATCCTCAGCGGCCCGGCGCACCCCTCGGTGATCAAGCCGGAGGTCTACGGCCGGCTCGCCGCCGACCTGCGCGCCAACGGCTGCCGGGTGATCGCCGACCTGTGCGGGCGCTACCTGGAGTCGGTGCTGGAGGCCGGCCTCAACGTCGTCAAGATCAGTCACGAGGAGCTGATCAAGGACGGGCTGGCCGCCGACGGCTCCACCCGGGAGCTGATGTCCGCGCTCGTGAAGATCAACACCGACGGCGCCGAGGCGGTCCTGGTGTCCCGCGCCGACGAGGGCGCCCTGGCCCTGATCGACGACGAGATCTACACGGTCAGCCTGCCCCGGCTGACCGCCGCCGAGCACCGCGGCGCCGGTGACTCGATGACCGCCGGGGTGGCCGCCACCCTGGCCCGCGGCGGCTCGATGACCGACGCGGTCCGCACCGGCGCGGCCGCCGGCGCCCTCAACGTCACCCGGCACGGCCTCGGCACCGGGCACGTCGACGCCGTCCGGGTGCTGACCGACCGAGTCCGGCTGACCCCGATCAAGAAGGCATCCGCATAA
- a CDS encoding HelD family protein, with translation MSDATVLQQEIAVEQQHVDRVYARLAELRQDASRAEKEGYQLAGVGTFGALVERDAMVYHAARRRHALDTEYEGLVFGRLDLKTGATHYVGRMGIRDDSSKPLVVDWRAPAAAAFYQATPAEPLGVVRRRMIQSSRERVTGIEDDLLDPESAPPGMRVVGDGALLASLAKATGRGMRDIVATIQREQDEAIRSPASGVTIVTGGPGTGKTAVALHRAAYLLYSDRSRFAGGGILVVGPSGVFVEYIATVLPSLGEETATLRSLGSLVPGHDATRVDAGEVAAIKGSLRMRRVLERASHDAVPGGPAELRLLYRGTLLRLGTPELDQIRRKVLQRGARRNEVRGQGFDRIFDALWAQAREQKVTGLPEKREFEAELADRADFREFLKAWWPRFTPMRVLRWLADPKRLRSYANGLLSREEIAVLQGSFDGLAEHGPTIADVALLDELDELMGRPRQPQRKTKNPFHVRDGIQEVSTFADRQAAQRAQQVQREEDYRDYAHVVVDESQDVSPMQWRMIGRRGQYASWTIVGDPAQTAWSGDPAELDRARERALGSRKRNSYALTTNYRNSSEIFAVAAGVIRAILPDLPLPRAVRSTGVDPVDVVAERAALPAAVRELTEKQLADVDGTIGVIAPVPRRDEVAGWVAGLPERVQVVTALEAKGMEYDAVVLVEPGEIAIDRAGVRTLYVALSRATQRLTTVGTDPGWHP, from the coding sequence TTGAGCGACGCCACCGTCCTGCAACAGGAGATCGCGGTCGAGCAGCAGCACGTGGACCGGGTCTACGCCCGGCTCGCCGAGCTGCGCCAGGACGCGTCCCGCGCCGAGAAGGAGGGCTATCAGCTCGCCGGGGTGGGGACCTTCGGCGCGCTGGTCGAGCGCGACGCGATGGTGTACCACGCGGCCCGGCGCCGGCACGCGCTGGACACCGAGTACGAGGGCCTGGTCTTCGGCCGGCTCGACCTGAAGACCGGCGCCACCCACTACGTGGGCCGGATGGGCATCCGCGACGACAGCTCGAAACCGCTGGTCGTCGACTGGCGGGCGCCCGCCGCCGCGGCGTTCTACCAGGCCACCCCGGCCGAGCCGCTGGGCGTGGTGCGGCGCCGGATGATCCAGTCCAGCCGGGAGCGGGTCACCGGGATCGAGGACGACCTGCTCGACCCGGAGTCGGCCCCGCCCGGCATGCGGGTGGTCGGCGACGGCGCGCTGCTGGCCAGCCTGGCCAAGGCGACCGGCCGCGGGATGCGCGACATCGTCGCCACCATCCAGCGCGAGCAGGACGAGGCGATCCGCTCCCCCGCCTCCGGGGTGACCATCGTCACCGGCGGCCCGGGCACCGGCAAGACCGCGGTGGCCCTGCACCGCGCCGCCTACCTGCTCTACTCGGACCGCAGCCGGTTCGCCGGCGGCGGCATCCTGGTGGTCGGCCCGTCCGGCGTCTTCGTGGAGTACATCGCCACCGTGCTGCCCTCGCTCGGCGAGGAGACCGCCACGCTGCGCTCGCTCGGCTCGCTGGTGCCGGGTCACGACGCGACCCGGGTGGACGCCGGCGAGGTGGCCGCGATCAAGGGCTCGCTGCGGATGCGCCGGGTGCTGGAGCGGGCCTCGCACGACGCGGTCCCGGGCGGCCCGGCCGAGCTGCGCCTGCTCTACCGCGGCACGCTGCTCCGGCTCGGCACCCCGGAGCTGGACCAGATCCGGCGCAAGGTGCTGCAGCGCGGCGCCCGGCGCAACGAGGTGCGCGGCCAGGGCTTCGACCGGATCTTCGACGCGCTCTGGGCGCAGGCCCGCGAGCAGAAGGTGACCGGCCTGCCGGAGAAACGCGAGTTCGAGGCCGAGCTGGCCGACCGCGCCGACTTCCGGGAGTTCCTCAAGGCGTGGTGGCCCCGGTTCACCCCGATGCGGGTGCTGCGCTGGCTGGCCGACCCGAAACGGCTCCGGTCGTACGCCAATGGGCTGCTGTCCCGTGAGGAGATCGCGGTCCTGCAGGGCTCGTTCGACGGGCTCGCCGAGCACGGCCCGACGATCGCCGACGTGGCGCTGCTGGACGAGCTGGACGAGCTGATGGGCCGCCCGCGGCAGCCGCAGCGCAAGACCAAGAACCCGTTCCACGTGCGGGACGGGATCCAGGAGGTCAGCACGTTCGCCGACCGGCAGGCCGCGCAGCGCGCCCAGCAGGTGCAGCGCGAGGAGGACTACCGGGACTACGCGCACGTGGTGGTCGACGAGTCGCAGGACGTCTCGCCGATGCAGTGGCGGATGATCGGCCGCCGCGGGCAGTACGCGTCCTGGACCATCGTCGGCGACCCGGCGCAGACCGCCTGGTCCGGCGACCCGGCCGAGCTGGACCGGGCCCGGGAGCGGGCGCTCGGCTCGCGCAAGCGGAACAGCTACGCGCTGACCACCAACTACCGCAACTCGTCGGAGATCTTCGCGGTCGCCGCCGGGGTGATCCGGGCGATCCTGCCCGACCTGCCGCTGCCCCGCGCGGTCCGGTCCACCGGCGTCGACCCGGTGGACGTGGTCGCCGAGCGGGCGGCGCTGCCCGCCGCGGTCCGCGAGCTGACCGAGAAACAGCTGGCCGACGTGGACGGGACGATCGGCGTGATCGCCCCGGTGCCGCGCCGCGACGAGGTGGCCGGCTGGGTCGCCGGCCTGCCGGAGCGGGTCCAGGTGGTCACCGCGCTGGAGGCCAAGGGCATGGAGTACGACGCGGTGGTGCTGGTCGAGCCGGGCGAGATCGCGATCGACCGGGCCGGCGTGCGCACCCTCTACGTCGCGCTGTCCCGGGCCACCCAGCGGCTCACCACGGTCGGCACCGATCCGGGCTGGCACCCCTAG
- a CDS encoding alpha/beta fold hydrolase encodes MSERTEILLADGVRLYAEVTGPADAPVTVVLLHGWCLDRRTWRHQVSALCGQDGGAGGLGRRAPRVIAYDTRGHGRSSATRRHAATLDQLGDDLAEVLRRLAPSGPVVLAGHSMGGMTIMEYAHRHPDEFASRVAGLLLVSTTAEGHTHTRYGLPPTLAGVLRAGETLGAGLLARSGAWRPHRAVLPALAPALRWLLFGDRCAEDDLGLTLRSVGRASLRSIGGFRTSIGAQQRLDTLATVGEVPAAVLVGDRDRLTPPACAESIAGALPCAELTVCPGAGHMLPLERPDEVSAALLTIVRRVNRSTRKAQRPAHLRKAA; translated from the coding sequence ATGTCGGAGCGAACCGAGATCCTGCTGGCCGATGGCGTGCGGCTGTACGCCGAGGTCACCGGCCCGGCCGACGCCCCGGTGACCGTGGTGCTGCTGCACGGCTGGTGCTTGGATCGGCGCACGTGGCGGCACCAGGTGAGCGCCCTCTGCGGCCAAGACGGCGGCGCGGGCGGGCTGGGCCGGCGCGCGCCCCGGGTGATCGCCTACGACACGCGGGGGCACGGGCGTTCCTCGGCCACCCGGCGCCACGCGGCCACTCTGGACCAGCTCGGCGACGACCTGGCCGAGGTGCTGCGCCGGCTGGCTCCGAGCGGCCCGGTGGTGCTCGCCGGCCACTCGATGGGCGGCATGACGATCATGGAGTACGCGCACCGTCACCCGGACGAGTTCGCCTCCCGGGTGGCCGGCCTGCTGCTGGTCTCCACCACCGCCGAGGGCCACACCCACACCCGGTACGGCCTGCCGCCCACCCTGGCCGGCGTGCTGCGGGCCGGTGAGACGCTCGGCGCCGGCCTGCTGGCCCGCTCCGGCGCCTGGCGCCCGCACCGGGCGGTGCTGCCCGCGCTGGCCCCGGCGCTGCGCTGGCTGCTCTTCGGCGACCGGTGCGCCGAGGACGACCTCGGCCTGACCCTGCGCAGCGTGGGCCGGGCGTCGCTGCGCTCGATCGGCGGGTTCCGCACCTCGATCGGCGCCCAGCAGCGGCTGGACACCCTGGCCACGGTCGGCGAGGTGCCGGCCGCGGTGCTGGTCGGCGACCGGGACCGGCTCACCCCGCCGGCCTGCGCCGAGTCGATCGCCGGCGCGCTGCCGTGCGCGGAGTTGACCGTCTGCCCCGGCGCCGGCCACATGCTGCCGCTGGAGCGCCCGGACGAGGTCTCCGCCGCGCTGCTGACCATCGTCCGCCGGGTGAACCGCAGCACCCGCAAGGCGCAGCGCCCCGCGCACCTGCGCAAGGCCGCTTAG
- a CDS encoding carbonic anhydrase produces the protein MTGIHTAQALTPATALGELITGNKRFVYGKPQYGHNVTQAAATAGGQQPHSVVLGCIDSRVPLEAVFDQPFGAICVARSGAHVLDRSVLGSVEFAVDALGVSLALVVGHKRCGAVTATVGAVRSGDRPGGDVGYLVDEIAPAVDGVDLDDPAAPEVAIRAHVIRTVERLRETPGLAAGIAEGRLRVVGAIYDLDSGWVEFLD, from the coding sequence ATGACAGGCATCCACACCGCGCAGGCCCTCACCCCCGCCACGGCCCTGGGTGAGCTGATCACCGGCAACAAACGGTTCGTGTACGGGAAGCCGCAGTACGGGCACAACGTCACCCAGGCCGCCGCGACGGCCGGTGGTCAGCAGCCGCACTCGGTCGTGCTCGGCTGCATCGACTCCCGGGTCCCGCTCGAGGCGGTCTTCGACCAGCCGTTCGGCGCGATCTGCGTGGCCCGCTCCGGCGCGCACGTGCTGGACCGGTCGGTGCTCGGCTCGGTGGAGTTCGCGGTCGACGCGCTCGGCGTCTCGCTCGCCCTGGTGGTCGGGCACAAGCGGTGCGGCGCGGTGACCGCCACGGTGGGCGCGGTGCGGTCCGGCGACCGGCCGGGCGGCGACGTCGGCTACCTGGTCGACGAGATCGCCCCGGCGGTCGACGGGGTCGACCTGGACGACCCGGCGGCCCCCGAGGTGGCGATCCGGGCGCACGTGATCCGCACCGTCGAGCGGCTGCGCGAGACCCCCGGCCTGGCCGCCGGGATCGCCGAGGGCCGGCTCCGGGTGGTCGGCGCGATCTACGACCTGGACAGCGGCTGGGTCGAGTTCCTCGACTGA
- a CDS encoding DUF3145 domain-containing protein, with the protein MPTCGVVYVHSSPLAVCQHVEWAIARVLTAPVNLQWTVQPVDPSMRRAECSWTGRAGTGAELAAALRQWPMIRFEVTEEPSPGLDGERFMHVPGRGLFHGTMGASGDIQIGEDRLRAIMASARAPEALTHALEKALGTAWDAELEPYRYAGDGAPVTLLTRVG; encoded by the coding sequence GTGCCAACGTGTGGCGTCGTATACGTCCACTCATCCCCGCTCGCCGTGTGCCAGCACGTCGAGTGGGCCATAGCGCGCGTCCTGACCGCGCCGGTCAATCTCCAATGGACCGTGCAGCCGGTCGATCCCAGCATGCGCCGAGCCGAGTGCAGCTGGACCGGACGTGCGGGAACTGGCGCCGAGCTGGCTGCTGCCCTCCGGCAGTGGCCCATGATCCGTTTCGAGGTGACCGAGGAACCGAGTCCCGGGCTCGACGGCGAGCGGTTCATGCACGTCCCGGGCCGGGGGCTGTTCCACGGCACGATGGGCGCCTCGGGCGACATCCAGATCGGCGAGGACCGGCTGCGGGCCATCATGGCCTCGGCCCGGGCTCCCGAGGCGCTGACGCACGCCCTGGAGAAGGCGCTCGGCACCGCCTGGGACGCGGAGCTGGAGCCGTATCGGTACGCCGGCGACGGTGCCCCGGTCACCCTCCTCACCCGGGTCGGCTGA
- a CDS encoding glycoside hydrolase family 3 protein has translation MDDVKKLSRVVFVAPLLLLAGACGDDAGTPATPPPSAAPLSAAAPTPISESASAPPADPAARAAATVATLSDEDLAGQVLMPYAYGGSATQVDAGSAAGNRSLAGVDTPAQMIAKYRLGGLILVSFTQNDPTGKTNPTSNVENPKQVRALTDGLQAAARQLPAGAPLMIGTDQEYGIVTRVTDGVTALPSALAIGAAGKPELTEAAWHAAGRELAAMGITVDFAPVADTLGTAGSSVIGSRSYGTDAQANANQVAAAVRGMQAAGVAAALKHFPGHGHTTGDSHDELPVIKQNLAAWKAQDLPPFQAGVQAGAGVVMSGHLNLQAVDKGTAATFSHKIMTDVLRGQLKFTGVAITDAMNMEPAKKWPAGEAAVRALNAGNDMLLMPPDIGAARDGIVSGLKSGSLKRERLVEAVTRILTLKFRTAATPQPDLSVLGSAPHQQAVSALDAASITVLRGKCAGPLVNGPVRVTAPSSREVARVNLVHALQAAGVQVQAAGGAEIRLVGYGDKPVDLSPDAAVTVMMDLPGLLAYAKSPTLVATYSSSKLSLTALAAVIAGKTTAPGKSPIAVAGLPRSACAK, from the coding sequence ATGGATGATGTGAAAAAGCTGTCCCGTGTCGTATTTGTCGCCCCGCTGCTGCTGCTCGCCGGAGCCTGCGGCGACGATGCCGGCACGCCGGCGACCCCGCCGCCGAGCGCCGCTCCGCTGAGCGCCGCGGCGCCCACCCCGATCTCCGAGTCGGCGTCGGCGCCACCGGCGGACCCGGCGGCCCGGGCGGCGGCGACGGTGGCCACGCTCAGCGACGAGGACCTGGCCGGGCAGGTGCTGATGCCGTACGCATACGGCGGGTCGGCCACCCAGGTGGACGCCGGGTCGGCGGCCGGCAACCGGTCCCTGGCCGGGGTGGACACTCCGGCCCAGATGATCGCGAAGTACCGGCTGGGCGGGCTGATCCTGGTCTCCTTCACGCAGAACGACCCGACCGGCAAGACCAACCCCACGTCGAACGTGGAGAACCCGAAACAGGTCCGGGCGCTCACCGACGGCCTGCAGGCGGCCGCCCGCCAGCTGCCGGCCGGCGCCCCGCTGATGATCGGCACCGACCAGGAGTACGGCATCGTGACCCGGGTCACCGACGGCGTCACCGCGCTCCCGTCCGCGCTGGCGATCGGCGCGGCCGGCAAGCCCGAGCTGACCGAGGCGGCCTGGCACGCGGCCGGCCGGGAGCTGGCCGCGATGGGGATCACCGTCGACTTCGCCCCGGTCGCCGACACGCTCGGCACGGCCGGCAGCTCGGTGATCGGCTCCCGGTCCTACGGGACGGACGCCCAGGCGAACGCCAACCAGGTGGCCGCGGCCGTCCGCGGGATGCAGGCGGCCGGGGTGGCGGCCGCGCTCAAGCACTTCCCCGGGCACGGGCACACCACCGGGGACAGCCACGACGAGCTGCCGGTGATCAAGCAGAACCTGGCCGCCTGGAAGGCGCAGGACCTGCCGCCGTTCCAGGCCGGGGTGCAGGCCGGCGCCGGCGTGGTGATGTCCGGCCACCTCAACCTGCAGGCGGTGGACAAGGGCACCGCGGCCACCTTCTCCCACAAGATCATGACGGACGTGCTGCGCGGCCAGCTGAAGTTCACCGGGGTGGCGATCACCGACGCGATGAACATGGAGCCGGCGAAGAAGTGGCCGGCCGGCGAGGCCGCCGTCCGCGCCCTCAACGCGGGCAACGACATGCTGCTCATGCCGCCGGACATCGGCGCCGCCCGGGACGGCATCGTGTCCGGGCTGAAGAGCGGCTCGCTCAAGCGGGAGCGGCTGGTCGAGGCGGTCACCCGGATCCTCACCCTGAAGTTCCGCACCGCGGCCACCCCGCAGCCCGACCTGTCCGTGCTCGGCTCCGCCCCGCACCAGCAGGCGGTCTCCGCGCTGGACGCGGCCTCGATCACGGTGCTCCGCGGCAAGTGCGCCGGACCGCTGGTCAACGGCCCGGTCCGGGTGACCGCGCCGTCGTCGCGCGAGGTGGCCCGGGTCAACCTGGTGCACGCGCTGCAGGCCGCCGGGGTCCAGGTGCAGGCGGCCGGCGGCGCCGAGATCCGCCTGGTCGGTTACGGCGACAAGCCGGTCGACCTGTCCCCGGACGCGGCCGTGACGGTGATGATGGACCTGCCCGGGCTGCTCGCCTATGCCAAGTCGCCGACGCTGGTGGCGACCTACTCGTCCAGCAAGCTGTCGCTGACCGCGCTGGCGGCGGTGATCGCCGGCAAGACCACGGCGCCGGGGAAGTCGCCGATCGCGGTGGCCGGGCTGCCGCGGAGCGCCTGCGCGAAGTAG
- a CDS encoding carboxyl transferase domain-containing protein, with the protein MPFTPGGTDSATDRRDPELRLRTLFDRGTLRLLALRDESGVLPARGTVDGTPAVAFATDATRMGGAIGVAGCRRVVEAIDVAVRERVPVTGLWHSGGARLAEGVGSLDSAGQVFAAMVRASGRIPQISVVLGPAAGSAAYSPALTDLVIMSRGGRLVPSGTATSFADVTTEDEPAALAEARRLIRLLGHQGRLSPSDVRPGGTVGRPLDSFIQEHHYDVRPLIRALLDEPGLESHPRWAPNVVTTLGRLAGRTVGVVASNPEHLNGCLDAAAAEKAARFVRMCDALAVPLLVLVDTPGYLPDREPDAVVRRGAQLLHAFAAAVVPRVTLVTRRAYGGGYLAMNSRALGASTVFAWPAAEVAVLDPGAAVHVLHRRELAAAEPAARDALRERLIRAQVEATGGVQPALEAGVVDAVIQPDETRRRIAEALADAPPARGAHGNIPL; encoded by the coding sequence GTGCCCTTCACCCCCGGAGGGACAGATTCGGCCACCGATCGGCGCGATCCCGAGCTGAGGCTGCGAACCCTCTTCGACCGCGGCACCCTGCGCCTGCTCGCCCTCCGGGACGAGTCGGGCGTGCTGCCCGCCCGTGGCACGGTCGACGGCACCCCTGCCGTCGCCTTCGCCACCGACGCCACCCGGATGGGCGGCGCGATCGGCGTGGCGGGGTGCCGGCGGGTCGTCGAGGCGATCGACGTCGCGGTGCGGGAGCGGGTCCCGGTGACCGGACTCTGGCACTCCGGTGGGGCACGGCTCGCCGAGGGCGTGGGCTCGCTGGACTCGGCCGGGCAGGTCTTCGCCGCGATGGTGCGGGCCTCCGGCCGGATCCCGCAGATCTCGGTGGTGCTCGGGCCGGCCGCGGGCAGCGCGGCGTACAGCCCCGCGCTCACCGACCTGGTGATCATGAGCCGGGGCGGCCGGCTGGTCCCGTCCGGCACCGCCACCTCGTTCGCGGACGTGACCACCGAGGACGAGCCGGCCGCGCTGGCCGAGGCCCGCCGCCTGATCCGGCTGCTGGGCCACCAGGGCCGGCTGTCGCCGTCCGACGTCCGGCCCGGCGGCACGGTCGGGCGTCCGCTCGACTCCTTCATCCAAGAGCATCATTACGACGTACGGCCATTGATCCGCGCCCTGCTCGACGAGCCCGGCCTGGAGTCCCACCCGCGCTGGGCGCCGAACGTGGTGACCACCCTGGGCCGCCTCGCCGGCCGCACGGTCGGCGTGGTGGCCAGCAACCCGGAGCACCTCAACGGCTGCCTGGACGCGGCCGCCGCCGAGAAGGCCGCCCGGTTCGTCCGGATGTGCGACGCCCTGGCGGTCCCCCTGCTGGTCCTCGTCGACACCCCCGGCTACCTGCCCGACCGGGAACCGGACGCGGTGGTCCGCCGCGGCGCCCAGCTGCTGCACGCCTTCGCCGCCGCGGTGGTGCCCCGGGTGACCCTGGTGACCCGGCGCGCCTACGGCGGCGGCTACCTGGCGATGAACTCCCGCGCCCTCGGCGCCTCCACGGTCTTCGCCTGGCCGGCCGCCGAAGTGGCCGTCCTGGACCCGGGCGCCGCCGTGCACGTGCTGCACCGCCGGGAACTGGCCGCCGCCGAGCCGGCCGCCCGCGACGCGCTGCGCGAACGGCTGATCCGCGCCCAGGTCGAGGCCACCGGCGGCGTCCAGCCGGCTCTGGAGGCGGGCGTGGTGGACGCGGTCATCCAGCCGGACGAGACGCGCCGCCGGATCGCCGAGGCCCTGGCCGACGCCCCGCCGGCCCGCGGCGCCCACGGCAACATCCCCCTGTAG
- the fabF gene encoding beta-ketoacyl-ACP synthase II: protein MSTVDVVVTGLGATTPLGGDVVSTWDAMLAGRSGVRTLTEEWAGQLPVRIAARLAVEPSEIIERVRMRRLDRSEAMAIIAAKQAWADAGLEGAELDQERLGVSFGSGIGGAITLLDQDDILEQSGPRRVSPHTVPMLMPNGPAAYVGLEFGAKAGVRAMASACATGAEAVALGLDLIRAGRADVVVAGSTEAVIHPLPIAGFASMRAMSTRNDDPERASRPWDKNRDGFVLGEGAGAIILERADHAAARGATVYARLAGAGITSDGYDIVQPDPECRGGIRAMQMAVRDAGLTGADIKHVNAHATSTPAGDMGEIKGIRAALGDHPVVTSTKSMTGHLLGAAGALESIATILAIRDSIVPPTINLDDPDERLDLDVAAHKPRQLDIPAAVNNSFGFGGHNVALVFTRP, encoded by the coding sequence ATGAGCACTGTAGACGTCGTCGTCACCGGGCTCGGCGCGACGACCCCGCTGGGCGGGGACGTCGTGTCCACTTGGGACGCCATGCTCGCCGGCCGCTCCGGAGTGCGAACTCTCACCGAGGAGTGGGCCGGCCAGCTGCCCGTACGCATCGCCGCCCGACTCGCCGTCGAACCGTCGGAGATCATCGAGCGGGTCCGGATGCGCCGCCTGGACCGCAGCGAGGCGATGGCCATCATCGCCGCGAAGCAGGCCTGGGCGGACGCCGGCCTGGAGGGCGCCGAGCTCGACCAGGAGCGGCTCGGGGTCAGCTTCGGCAGCGGCATCGGCGGGGCGATCACCCTGCTCGACCAGGACGACATCCTGGAGCAGTCCGGCCCGCGGCGGGTCAGCCCGCACACCGTGCCGATGCTGATGCCCAACGGCCCGGCCGCCTATGTCGGCCTGGAGTTCGGCGCCAAGGCCGGCGTCCGGGCGATGGCCAGCGCCTGCGCCACCGGCGCCGAGGCGGTCGCCCTGGGTCTGGACCTGATCCGGGCCGGACGGGCCGACGTGGTGGTGGCCGGCAGCACCGAGGCCGTCATCCACCCGCTGCCGATCGCCGGTTTCGCGTCGATGCGCGCCATGTCGACGCGCAACGACGACCCGGAGCGGGCGTCCCGCCCGTGGGACAAGAACCGAGACGGGTTCGTCCTCGGTGAGGGCGCCGGCGCGATCATCCTGGAGCGTGCCGACCACGCGGCGGCCCGTGGGGCCACCGTGTACGCCCGGCTGGCCGGCGCGGGGATCACCTCGGACGGCTACGACATCGTCCAGCCCGACCCGGAGTGCCGGGGCGGGATCCGGGCGATGCAGATGGCGGTTCGCGACGCCGGTCTGACCGGTGCCGACATCAAGCACGTCAACGCCCACGCCACCTCGACCCCGGCCGGCGACATGGGCGAGATCAAGGGCATCAGGGCCGCTCTCGGCGACCACCCGGTGGTCACGTCGACCAAGTCGATGACCGGGCACCTGCTGGGCGCGGCCGGCGCGCTGGAGTCGATCGCCACCATCCTGGCGATCCGCGACAGCATCGTTCCCCCGACCATCAACCTCGACGACCCGGACGAGCGGCTGGACCTCGACGTGGCGGCGCACAAGCCCCGCCAGCTCGACATCCCGGCCGCGGTCAACAACTCGTTCGGGTTCGGCGGCCACAACGTGGCCCTGGTCTTCACGCGCCCCTGA
- a CDS encoding acyl carrier protein: MATREEITSGLAEILEEVAGVNPDDVAEGKSFTDDLDVDSLSMVEVVVAAEEKFGVKIPDNEVQNLKTVGDAVTYIEANH, from the coding sequence ATGGCTACTCGCGAAGAGATCACCTCCGGCCTCGCCGAGATCCTCGAGGAGGTCGCCGGGGTGAACCCGGACGACGTCGCCGAGGGCAAGTCCTTCACCGACGACCTGGACGTCGACTCGCTGTCGATGGTCGAGGTCGTGGTGGCCGCCGAGGAGAAGTTCGGCGTCAAGATCCCGGACAACGAGGTGCAGAACCTGAAGACCGTCGGTGACGCGGTCACCTACATCGAGGCGAACCACTGA